GAAAACCGGCGGAGGGGATGCGCGCACGGGAAACGCCCGTGGCATTCACTGGCATATCGCCAGCAAGGTTTTATATTATTCGGATGATGAATTGAGCCAGACAATTCCCTATGTCCGCGTCTATAACCAGGACGGGACCTACACGGAATATACCGACGTGGAATCCGGTTTTGACTCTGCAGGCATCGATGAAAGCCAGCTCAAGCAGATGGACTGTGTGACCTGTCACAACCGTGTGACTCATGATTTCCAATCCCCGGTAAAGTCGGTGGATGAATCCATAGCAGGTGGCTTGATCGATCCCGCCATTCCGCTGATTCACGCCAAGGCGGTGCAGGTCCTTTCCGCCAAATATGCCTCGCGTGACGAGGCGATGAGAGCCATTGCGGACATCGAAGAGGATTACAAACGAAACCTGTTCGATTATTACAGCCAAAATGGGAGTAAGGTCAAAGCCGCAGTCGCAGAGATACAAGCGATCTATGACCGTACCGTCTTCCACGACCAGGAGATCGATTGGACAACCTACCCGAACAACCTCGGTCATTTCGATGCGCCGGGTTGTTTTCGCTGTCATGACGGGAAACATTTGAACGAGAATCAAGAGGCGGTCCGCCTCGAGTGCAATATCTGTCACGCCATCCCGGTGGTGGCTGGGGCGGACGATTTCGTGACCAACATCGAGATCAGCAATGGACCCGAGCCCGAGTCTCACTTTAACCCGAATTGGATCGCGATGCACAACCAGGCGATCGGTCCATCCTGCGCGAACTGCCACAGCATGAAAGATCCCGGGGGCGTGAGCAACACATCGTTCTGTTCCAACAGCGCCTGTCACGGGAATGTCTTCACATTTGCCGGTTTCGATGCGCCCGCTTTGAGGGAGATCATCAAGAATCAACTCCCGCCGCCGGAACCGGAGTTGGAAGTGCCGACATTGGTGGGCGATCCGACCTTCGACAATTACATCGGCATTTTGTTCGCAGTGAAATGCACAGGCTGCCACACGGAAGGCGATGCGGCTCCCGAAGGGCTCGACCTCTCCACCTACTCCGCTGCAATGCGCGGCAGCGATACCGGACCCGTCATCCTGTCGGGAAATGCTGAGAACAGTCTGTTGATCCAGGTGCAGTCGGAGGACCACTTCACAAACTTCACGGCGGAAGAATTGGAGAACGTGATTCAATGGATCAATAACGGGACACCGGAGAATTAAACCGCAAACGCAAAACGAAAAAAAGAGTCGCCCAAACGGGCGACTCTTTTCAATTACCGATTACCT
This portion of the Anaerolineales bacterium genome encodes:
- a CDS encoding NapC/NirT family cytochrome c is translated as MKLRERLRKFFFPAPDSKLWILLLPYVTIFVFVLAAVFGGIHTWEYTNSPTFCGTACHTMPPQDTVYKESPHSNVTCEECHIGRASFWDQASRKTQGLKETYYQIFKLYEYPIRAKALRPALETCEKCHRPETFADDSLRRIFQFADDRENTASSIYLIMKTGGGDARTGNARGIHWHIASKVLYYSDDELSQTIPYVRVYNQDGTYTEYTDVESGFDSAGIDESQLKQMDCVTCHNRVTHDFQSPVKSVDESIAGGLIDPAIPLIHAKAVQVLSAKYASRDEAMRAIADIEEDYKRNLFDYYSQNGSKVKAAVAEIQAIYDRTVFHDQEIDWTTYPNNLGHFDAPGCFRCHDGKHLNENQEAVRLECNICHAIPVVAGADDFVTNIEISNGPEPESHFNPNWIAMHNQAIGPSCANCHSMKDPGGVSNTSFCSNSACHGNVFTFAGFDAPALREIIKNQLPPPEPELEVPTLVGDPTFDNYIGILFAVKCTGCHTEGDAAPEGLDLSTYSAAMRGSDTGPVILSGNAENSLLIQVQSEDHFTNFTAEELENVIQWINNGTPEN